The window TAACTCCCGGTAGACGTTGCTCCTGCTGTCGAGGGCATATGGATTGTTAGGCTCTATGCGAAGCGCAACCGTGATGTCCTCCAACGCCTTGTCGTATTGTTTCAACAGGTAGTATTTCCAACCCCTGTTATTGTAGGCATCGGCATAATTCGGGTCGATACTTATCACCTTGGTATAGTCCGCTATCGCCTCGTTGTATTTCTTCAAA is drawn from Candidatus Zymogenus saltonus and contains these coding sequences:
- a CDS encoding tetratricopeptide repeat protein, yielding LKKYNEAIADYTKVISIDPNYADAYNNRGWKYYLLKQYDKALEDITVALRIEPNNPYALDSRSNVYRELGRYSEAMADINKAISIEEDLFFYCTRGLNYKAMGETEKAKADFKKACDGGEEDACKELKK